A window of Amycolatopsis australiensis contains these coding sequences:
- a CDS encoding LacI family DNA-binding transcriptional regulator, translated as MSVQQSGAEPRAAGMKDVAAAAGVSLGTVSNVLNRPDRVSPATRAKVEAAMAELRFVRNESARQLRAGRSRVLAYVMLDGSNPFFTDVAAGMEDAAEAGDLSLFLCNSAHRPAREAAYLGRLEQQRVQGILITPVDPDAPLLGEIARRGTPVVVVDRTPGGTAHCSVAVDDVHGGEIAVRHLIEQGHERIAFVGNHTSVGQVRDRRLGALRALEAAGLGPDHLVDLTTTALTVADGRGAGERLAGLPAPVRPTAAFCANDLVALGLLQTCANLRMGVPDDLAIVGYDDIEFAAAAAVPLTSVRQPRHRLGRTAAELLLAEAEPGHEHRQVVFTPELVVRASTLR; from the coding sequence ATGAGCGTCCAGCAGTCCGGCGCCGAGCCGCGCGCGGCCGGCATGAAGGACGTCGCCGCGGCCGCGGGCGTCTCCCTCGGCACGGTGTCCAACGTGCTCAACCGGCCCGACCGGGTCAGCCCGGCCACGCGCGCGAAGGTCGAGGCCGCGATGGCCGAGCTCCGGTTCGTGCGCAACGAGTCCGCGCGGCAGCTGCGGGCCGGGCGCAGCCGCGTGCTGGCGTACGTGATGCTCGACGGCAGCAACCCCTTCTTCACCGACGTCGCGGCCGGCATGGAGGACGCCGCCGAGGCCGGCGACCTTTCGCTGTTCCTCTGCAACAGCGCCCACCGGCCGGCCCGGGAGGCCGCCTACCTCGGCCGGCTCGAGCAGCAGCGGGTGCAGGGCATCCTCATCACGCCGGTCGACCCCGATGCGCCGCTGCTCGGCGAGATCGCGCGCCGCGGCACCCCGGTGGTCGTCGTGGACCGCACTCCCGGCGGCACCGCGCACTGCTCGGTCGCCGTCGACGACGTCCACGGCGGCGAAATCGCCGTGCGGCACCTGATCGAGCAGGGCCACGAGCGGATCGCGTTCGTCGGCAACCACACCTCCGTGGGCCAGGTCCGCGACCGGCGGCTCGGCGCCTTGCGCGCCCTCGAGGCGGCCGGGCTCGGCCCGGACCACCTCGTCGACCTGACGACGACGGCCCTGACCGTGGCCGACGGCCGCGGCGCGGGCGAGCGGCTGGCCGGGCTGCCGGCGCCGGTCCGCCCGACCGCGGCGTTCTGCGCCAACGACCTCGTCGCCCTCGGGCTGCTGCAGACGTGCGCGAACCTGCGCATGGGCGTCCCGGACGACCTGGCGATCGTCGGCTACGACGACATCGAGTTCGCGGCGGCGGCCGCCGTCCCGCTGACGTCGGTCCGGCAGCCCCGGCACCGCCTGGGCCGCACGGCGGCGGAGCTGCTGCTGGCCGAGGCCGAGCCGGGCCACGAGCACCGGCAGGTCGTCTTCACCCCCGAGCTGGTGGTCCGCGCTTCCACCCTCCGGTGA
- a CDS encoding DUF488 domain-containing protein — protein sequence MRPTDVRVARLADPAGPADGVRVLVERLWPRGTARTQLVLDGWYRGLAPSDELRTWYGHDPDRFTEFAQRYRAELRQPDRQAALERLRELAAGGPLTLLTASGSPEISQAAVLAAVLAGEQ from the coding sequence ATGCGGCCGACGGACGTCCGGGTGGCGCGCCTGGCCGACCCGGCCGGGCCCGCCGACGGCGTCCGCGTGCTCGTCGAACGCCTGTGGCCCCGCGGAACGGCCCGCACGCAGCTGGTCCTGGACGGCTGGTACCGCGGGCTGGCCCCGTCGGACGAGCTGCGCACGTGGTACGGCCACGACCCGGACCGCTTCACGGAGTTCGCGCAGCGGTACCGCGCGGAGCTGCGGCAACCGGACCGGCAGGCGGCCTTGGAACGCCTGCGCGAGCTGGCGGCGGGCGGCCCGCTCACGTTGCTGACGGCGAGCGGCTCGCCGGAGATCAGCCAGGCGGCGGTGCTGGCGGCGGTGCTGGCCGGCGAGCAGTGA
- a CDS encoding AfsR/SARP family transcriptional regulator, with product MEFRVLGAVEATADGAPVDLGSRKQRLVLAVLLLEAGRPVSLDRLVDLLWPTAPPASARNTVQALVSRLRAVFRAADGPELITEGPGYVVRAAPETVDAHRFTALVRRAREAGDEAAVALLDEALGLWRGDALAGTAPADVAERLLAGLHEARWSALEDRIDAQLRLGRGRDVLAELTTLVAAHPLRQRFVGQLMLALHREGRTDAALAAYRELRARLATGLGLDPAPELTRLHSAILAGDPALDATPEPPPGPVRPAQLPHDVRGFTGRAAELARLDEPAGPGPGPDIRVLTGTAGVGKTALAVRWAHRVRDRFPDGQLYLDLRGFDPDHEPLTPAAAAAQLLRALGTDPRAVPPDPAGRTALWRSLLADRRVLVLLDNARDSAQVTPLLPPSGTVLVTSRQRLGDLIARAGARPVPLSVLPATDSRQLLETVLGPAAVAAEPAAAAELARLCGHLPLALRLAAANLAAGEAAGIAELTRELAGGDRLAALSVDGAEESAVTTAFAVSYRALPAEQRLLFRRLALVPGQTFTAPAAATLAGVADGRAGQQLKALAAANLVERHLPGRYRFHDLLRSYAAGRAAADDTREDRDAARRRLFEHYLATADAAGRRLIPHFLRLPRPEPAPVFAGTEDALAWLDAEWPNLAAAVEHAAAHGPREYAWHLADALRAFFHHRGHHTEWIDTATTALTAAEAAGARQAEAAMRLSIALAGVNSGRYAEARTHLTTVLDAGLAADWPAGRAAALNNLSAVHQRLGDPHEAIACGEESLRLCEELAIPGVTMALANLGFACGQVGEFDAALGHFGRALEIAERDGARFSVAVLLVDLAHVHRDLGDPVAAELYERALTANRELGYQYGEAAALSGRAVLEARAGDGTRALADAAEAVELTRRIGDRGTEAAALAALGETCLHLGRPAAEPLAAARDIARETSFAWCEAAALTGLAEAAFAAGDTGQARLHGEAAAKLAAQSGYRPLENRAARLLGKLPA from the coding sequence GTGGAGTTCCGCGTCCTCGGCGCCGTCGAGGCGACGGCGGACGGCGCCCCGGTCGACCTCGGCTCCCGCAAGCAACGGCTGGTGCTCGCCGTGCTGCTCCTCGAGGCCGGCCGCCCGGTCTCGCTCGACCGCCTCGTCGACCTGCTCTGGCCCACCGCTCCCCCGGCGAGCGCGCGCAACACCGTCCAGGCGCTGGTCTCGCGGCTGCGCGCGGTGTTCCGCGCCGCGGACGGCCCCGAGCTGATCACCGAAGGCCCCGGATACGTGGTGCGGGCGGCCCCGGAGACGGTCGACGCGCACCGCTTCACCGCGCTCGTGCGCCGAGCCCGCGAGGCCGGCGACGAGGCCGCCGTCGCGTTGCTCGACGAAGCTCTCGGCCTCTGGCGAGGCGACGCCCTGGCCGGAACCGCGCCCGCCGACGTCGCCGAGCGGCTCCTCGCCGGTCTGCACGAAGCGCGCTGGAGCGCCCTCGAAGACCGCATCGACGCGCAGCTGCGGCTCGGCCGCGGCCGCGACGTCCTCGCCGAGCTGACGACCCTCGTCGCCGCGCATCCGCTGCGGCAGCGGTTCGTCGGCCAGCTCATGCTCGCCCTGCACCGCGAAGGCCGGACCGACGCCGCGCTCGCCGCGTACCGCGAGCTGCGGGCCCGGCTCGCCACCGGCCTCGGCCTCGACCCGGCACCCGAGCTGACCCGCCTGCACTCCGCGATCCTCGCCGGCGACCCGGCTCTGGACGCGACGCCGGAGCCGCCGCCCGGGCCGGTGCGTCCGGCACAGCTGCCCCACGACGTCCGCGGCTTCACCGGCCGGGCCGCCGAGCTGGCCCGGCTCGACGAGCCCGCGGGTCCCGGGCCCGGCCCCGACATCCGCGTGCTCACCGGCACCGCGGGTGTCGGAAAGACCGCGCTGGCCGTGCGGTGGGCGCACCGCGTCCGCGACCGGTTCCCGGACGGCCAGCTCTACCTCGACCTGCGCGGCTTCGACCCCGACCACGAGCCGCTCACCCCGGCGGCCGCGGCGGCGCAGCTGCTGCGGGCCCTCGGCACGGACCCGCGCGCCGTCCCGCCCGACCCGGCCGGGCGGACCGCGCTGTGGCGGTCCCTGCTGGCCGACCGCCGCGTGCTCGTCCTGCTCGACAACGCCCGCGACAGCGCGCAGGTGACGCCGCTGCTGCCGCCGTCGGGCACGGTGCTGGTCACCAGCCGTCAGCGGCTCGGCGACCTCATCGCCCGCGCCGGGGCGCGCCCGGTGCCGCTGTCCGTGCTGCCAGCCACCGACTCCCGGCAGCTGCTGGAGACCGTGCTCGGCCCGGCCGCGGTGGCCGCGGAACCCGCGGCGGCCGCCGAGCTGGCGCGGCTGTGCGGGCACCTCCCGCTGGCCCTGCGGCTCGCCGCGGCGAACCTGGCCGCCGGTGAGGCGGCCGGCATCGCGGAGCTGACCCGGGAGCTCGCCGGCGGTGATCGCCTGGCGGCCCTGAGCGTCGACGGTGCCGAGGAAAGCGCCGTCACGACCGCGTTCGCCGTGTCGTACCGGGCGCTGCCCGCCGAGCAGCGCCTGCTGTTCCGGCGGCTCGCGCTGGTGCCGGGCCAGACGTTCACCGCGCCGGCGGCCGCCACGCTGGCCGGCGTCGCCGACGGACGGGCCGGGCAGCAGCTCAAGGCGCTGGCCGCGGCCAACCTCGTCGAGCGGCACCTGCCCGGGCGCTACCGGTTCCACGACCTGCTGCGCAGCTACGCGGCGGGCCGGGCGGCCGCCGACGACACGCGCGAAGACCGGGACGCGGCGCGCCGACGGCTGTTCGAGCACTACCTGGCCACGGCGGACGCGGCCGGACGCCGGCTGATCCCGCACTTCCTGCGGCTGCCGCGGCCGGAACCGGCGCCGGTGTTCGCGGGCACCGAGGACGCGCTGGCCTGGCTCGACGCCGAGTGGCCGAACCTCGCCGCCGCCGTCGAGCACGCGGCGGCGCACGGGCCGCGCGAGTACGCCTGGCACCTGGCCGACGCGCTGCGGGCGTTCTTCCACCACCGCGGCCACCACACGGAGTGGATCGACACGGCCACGACGGCGCTGACCGCGGCCGAGGCGGCCGGCGCGCGGCAGGCCGAGGCCGCGATGCGGCTGTCGATCGCGCTGGCCGGCGTCAACAGCGGCCGGTACGCCGAGGCCCGCACGCACCTCACGACCGTCCTCGACGCCGGGCTGGCCGCGGACTGGCCCGCCGGGCGCGCGGCGGCGCTCAACAACCTGAGCGCGGTCCACCAGCGGCTCGGCGACCCGCACGAGGCCATCGCGTGCGGCGAGGAGTCGTTGCGGCTGTGCGAGGAGCTGGCCATCCCCGGCGTCACGATGGCGCTGGCCAACCTCGGGTTCGCGTGCGGCCAGGTCGGCGAGTTCGACGCGGCGCTGGGCCACTTCGGCCGCGCGCTGGAGATCGCCGAACGCGACGGCGCCCGGTTCAGCGTCGCGGTGCTGCTGGTCGACCTCGCGCACGTCCACCGGGACCTGGGCGACCCCGTCGCCGCCGAGTTGTACGAGCGGGCGCTGACGGCCAACCGGGAACTGGGCTACCAGTACGGCGAAGCGGCGGCACTGTCGGGCCGCGCGGTCCTCGAGGCCCGGGCCGGCGACGGCACGCGCGCCCTCGCCGACGCCGCCGAGGCGGTGGAGCTGACCCGCCGGATCGGCGACCGGGGCACGGAGGCCGCCGCGCTGGCGGCGCTGGGTGAGACGTGCCTGCACCTGGGTCGCCCGGCCGCCGAGCCGCTGGCCGCGGCACGGGACATCGCCCGGGAGACGAGTTTCGCGTGGTGCGAGGCCGCGGCGCTGACGGGCCTGGCGGAAGCGGCTTTCGCGGCGGGTGACACCGGCCAGGCCCGGCTGCACGGCGAAGCGGCGGCGAAGCTGGCGGCCCAGTCGGGCTACCGGCCCCTCGAGAACCGCGCGGCCCGGCTCCTCGGGAAGCTCCCCGCGTGA
- a CDS encoding acyl-CoA synthetase — protein MDQQLVDRARQHSLGDLLRRTTLRLPGKLAVVDGDRKLTFAEFEAAANRCAHALAARGLRKGDRLALLSHNCWQYGVLAFATAKLGVLLVPVNFMLGAEEIAYILRHAEVAAFVAEDTLEPTARKALDLAALGSIVRGRIGAGGEWEDIAPWLSEGDAEAPDILVADDDPLRIMYTSGTESRPKGVLLSSRSLVAQYVSCAIDGGMSADDVEVHSLPLYHCAQLDCFFSVDVYLGATSVILPGPDPARLLAAVERERATKLFAPPTVWISLLRHENFDRTDLSSLRKGYYGASAMPVEVLRELSRRLPDVALWNFYGQTEMAPLATILRPHEQLARAGSAGRPSLNVETRIVDDEDNPVAPGQIGEIVHRSPHATLGYYRDEAKTAEAFRAGWFHSGDLGVVDEDGYLSVVDRKKDMIKTGGENVASREVEEVLYRLDGVAEVAVFGISHPHWIEAVTAVVVPREGVTLDAARVIDHAKAHLAGYKCPKYVVFADRLPKNPSGKIVKRELRERHKGLATDG, from the coding sequence ATGGATCAGCAGCTCGTCGACCGCGCCCGTCAGCACTCCCTGGGTGACCTGCTCCGCCGCACCACGTTGCGGCTGCCCGGCAAGCTCGCCGTCGTCGACGGGGACCGGAAGCTCACCTTCGCCGAGTTCGAAGCCGCCGCCAACCGCTGCGCCCACGCGCTCGCCGCCCGCGGCCTCCGCAAGGGCGACCGGCTCGCCCTGCTCAGCCACAACTGCTGGCAGTACGGCGTGCTGGCGTTCGCCACGGCCAAGCTCGGCGTGCTGCTCGTGCCGGTCAACTTCATGCTCGGCGCCGAGGAGATCGCCTACATCCTCCGCCACGCCGAAGTGGCCGCGTTCGTCGCCGAGGACACCCTCGAGCCGACCGCGCGGAAGGCCCTCGACCTCGCCGCGCTGGGTTCGATCGTCCGCGGCCGGATCGGCGCCGGCGGCGAGTGGGAGGACATCGCGCCCTGGCTGTCCGAAGGGGACGCCGAAGCGCCGGACATCCTCGTCGCCGACGACGACCCGCTGCGGATCATGTACACCTCCGGCACCGAGTCGCGGCCCAAGGGCGTGCTGCTGTCGAGCCGGTCGCTCGTGGCGCAGTACGTCTCGTGCGCGATCGACGGCGGCATGAGCGCCGACGACGTCGAGGTGCACTCGCTGCCGCTGTACCACTGCGCCCAGCTCGACTGCTTCTTCTCCGTCGACGTCTACCTCGGGGCGACCAGCGTGATCCTGCCCGGCCCGGACCCCGCCCGGCTGCTGGCGGCCGTCGAGCGGGAGCGGGCGACGAAGCTGTTCGCGCCGCCGACGGTGTGGATTTCCCTGCTGCGGCACGAAAACTTCGACCGGACCGACCTGTCCAGCCTGCGCAAGGGCTACTACGGCGCCTCCGCGATGCCGGTCGAGGTGCTGCGCGAGCTGAGCCGCCGCCTGCCGGACGTCGCGCTGTGGAACTTCTACGGCCAGACGGAAATGGCGCCGCTGGCGACCATCCTGCGCCCGCACGAACAGCTCGCCCGCGCCGGCTCGGCCGGGCGGCCGTCGCTCAACGTCGAGACGCGCATCGTCGACGACGAGGACAACCCGGTCGCCCCGGGACAGATCGGCGAGATCGTCCACCGCAGCCCGCACGCCACGCTCGGCTACTACCGCGACGAAGCCAAGACGGCCGAGGCGTTCCGCGCCGGATGGTTCCACTCCGGCGATCTGGGTGTCGTCGACGAAGACGGCTACCTGTCCGTCGTGGACCGCAAGAAGGACATGATCAAGACCGGCGGGGAAAACGTCGCCAGCCGCGAGGTCGAGGAGGTGCTCTACCGGCTGGACGGCGTCGCGGAGGTCGCCGTGTTCGGGATCAGCCATCCACACTGGATCGAAGCGGTCACCGCGGTCGTCGTGCCGCGCGAAGGCGTCACCCTCGACGCAGCGCGAGTGATCGACCACGCCAAGGCACATCTCGCCGGTTACAAATGCCCGAAGTACGTCGTGTTCGCCGACCGGCTTCCCAAGAATCCCAGTGGGAAGATCGTCAAGCGGGAACTGCGGGAGCGGCACAAAGGACTCGCGACGGACGGCTGA
- a CDS encoding glycoside hydrolase family 2 protein, whose translation MADSVPRLSRRGFLAASGAALLGAVVAGSAGHAAPGAGTAQLGDFWLFGRYDDGCTDPGFDESDLDPVQLPHCVTPLSWTGWDPASWQDRWIYRKHFTGTASDRFRARFDGVLTNAEVHLNGELVATHEGGYLPFEVDLPGVVPGDNVLAVVVDGRWALDVPPNLPRSAGPSVIDFYQPAGIYRPATVAAVGRTRLADVFAQPVDVLSPGRSLHLTCTLEAPVTAEVTASVRQAGRELARAAAPVRGTTAEFDVGGLGAVRLWDVEDPALCDVVVTVRAGSAVLDQRIVRTGFREARFTPDGFFLNGRRLKLFGLNRHQWYPFAGGAMPDRVQRRDAEILRRELNCTMVRCSHYPQSSAFLDACDELGLLVWEEIPGWGRVGDTAWQEQNLRDVSAMITRDRNHPSIVVWGTRVNEANGTTAMYQRTGQLARRLDPSRPTSGALASSTGARYAGSDVEVLAYNDYTARRGGPFQLRPPRPGVPYLVTESIGTLAGARAYRRTDPAATQQQQAELHAKAHDLAAADDRYCGLLAWCAFDYPSGWQRSVGGTKFAGVADLFRIPKPAAAFYASQGDPLARAVVEPGFAWDFTAQPTGPGRNATIWSNCDRLELFLDDHPAGAARSRRADFPHLRYPPFAVDLVVPRGQRPQLRIDGYAAGRLVVSRRFSGDRSRDVLGCVPDDTELRADGTDATRVVVSALDRFGTLRAGATGKVALTMTGPGALVDDDTIDLGATGGAAAVWLRPFAGTPGTLTLTARHEVLGTATATVTTTASGTAGGTRS comes from the coding sequence ATGGCCGACTCGGTACCGCGGCTGTCCCGGCGCGGGTTCCTCGCCGCGAGCGGAGCCGCGCTGCTCGGCGCCGTCGTCGCGGGCTCGGCCGGGCACGCCGCGCCGGGCGCGGGCACCGCGCAGCTGGGCGATTTCTGGCTGTTCGGGCGGTACGACGACGGCTGCACCGACCCCGGCTTCGACGAGAGCGACCTCGACCCGGTGCAGCTGCCCCACTGCGTGACGCCGCTGTCGTGGACCGGCTGGGATCCGGCGTCCTGGCAGGACCGCTGGATCTACCGCAAGCACTTCACGGGCACCGCGAGCGACCGGTTCCGCGCCCGCTTCGACGGCGTCCTGACCAACGCCGAAGTGCACCTCAACGGCGAGCTCGTCGCCACCCACGAAGGCGGGTACCTGCCGTTCGAGGTGGACCTGCCCGGCGTGGTGCCGGGCGACAACGTGCTGGCCGTGGTCGTCGACGGGCGGTGGGCGCTCGACGTGCCGCCCAACCTGCCCCGCAGCGCGGGCCCGTCGGTGATCGACTTCTACCAGCCGGCCGGGATCTACCGGCCGGCGACGGTCGCCGCGGTGGGGCGGACCCGGCTCGCCGACGTCTTCGCCCAGCCCGTCGACGTCCTCTCCCCCGGCCGGTCACTGCACCTGACGTGCACGCTCGAGGCACCCGTCACGGCCGAGGTGACCGCGTCGGTGCGGCAGGCGGGCCGCGAGCTCGCGCGCGCCGCGGCCCCGGTGCGCGGCACGACCGCCGAGTTCGACGTGGGCGGCCTCGGCGCCGTCCGGCTCTGGGACGTCGAAGATCCGGCGTTGTGCGACGTCGTGGTGACCGTCCGGGCCGGGTCGGCGGTGCTCGACCAGCGGATCGTGCGGACCGGGTTCCGCGAAGCGCGGTTCACCCCGGACGGCTTCTTCCTCAACGGGCGGCGGCTGAAGCTGTTCGGCCTCAACCGCCACCAGTGGTACCCGTTCGCGGGCGGGGCGATGCCGGACCGCGTCCAGCGGCGCGACGCCGAGATCCTGCGGCGCGAGCTGAACTGCACCATGGTCCGCTGCTCGCACTACCCGCAGTCGAGCGCGTTCCTCGACGCCTGCGACGAGCTGGGTCTGCTGGTCTGGGAGGAGATCCCCGGCTGGGGCCGGGTCGGCGACACGGCCTGGCAGGAGCAGAACCTCCGGGACGTCTCGGCGATGATCACCCGCGACCGCAACCACCCGAGCATCGTCGTGTGGGGCACGCGGGTGAACGAGGCCAACGGCACCACCGCGATGTACCAGCGGACCGGGCAGCTCGCGCGCCGGCTGGACCCGTCCCGGCCGACGAGCGGCGCGCTGGCCAGCTCGACGGGCGCGCGGTACGCGGGCAGCGACGTCGAGGTACTGGCCTACAACGACTACACCGCCCGCCGCGGCGGCCCGTTTCAGCTGCGGCCGCCGCGCCCGGGGGTGCCGTACCTGGTCACGGAGTCGATCGGCACGCTCGCCGGCGCCCGCGCCTACCGCCGGACGGACCCGGCGGCGACCCAGCAGCAGCAAGCGGAACTGCACGCGAAGGCCCACGACCTGGCCGCGGCCGACGACCGCTACTGCGGGCTGCTGGCGTGGTGCGCGTTCGACTACCCGTCGGGCTGGCAGCGCTCGGTCGGCGGGACGAAGTTCGCGGGCGTCGCGGACCTCTTCCGGATCCCCAAGCCGGCGGCGGCGTTCTACGCCTCGCAGGGCGACCCGCTGGCCCGGGCGGTCGTGGAGCCGGGGTTCGCCTGGGACTTCACCGCGCAGCCCACCGGGCCGGGCCGGAACGCGACGATCTGGTCCAACTGCGACCGGCTGGAGCTGTTCCTCGACGACCACCCGGCAGGGGCGGCACGCAGCCGTCGCGCGGACTTCCCGCACCTGCGGTACCCGCCGTTCGCGGTGGACCTGGTGGTGCCGCGCGGGCAGCGTCCCCAGCTGCGGATCGACGGCTACGCGGCCGGCCGGCTGGTGGTGTCACGCAGGTTCAGCGGCGACCGGAGCCGCGACGTGCTGGGCTGCGTCCCGGACGACACGGAGCTGCGCGCGGACGGCACCGACGCGACCCGGGTGGTGGTGTCGGCGCTGGACCGGTTCGGCACGCTGCGCGCCGGAGCGACCGGCAAGGTGGCGTTGACGATGACGGGCCCGGGAGCGCTGGTGGACGACGACACGATCGACCTGGGCGCGACAGGCGGAGCGGCGGCGGTGTGGCTGCGGCCGTTCGCGGGAACACCGGGGACGCTGACGCTGACCGCCCGCCACGAGGTGCTGGGCACGGCCACCGCGACGGTGACGACGACCGCGAGCGGCACGGCAGGAGGGACCCGGTCATGA
- a CDS encoding sugar ABC transporter ATP-binding protein, whose product MRRQDPGRAPLLEVRGVTKSFGAVAAVDGVSFALHGGEAHALVGENGAGKSTIVKMLAGVHRPDDGTLLLAGEPVEFGSPADAKAAGIAVIYQEPTLFPDLSVAENIVMGRHPRRSLGRIDRAAIRAEAGRLFARLGVRIDPARPARGLSIADQQIVEIAKALSADARVLVMDEPTAALSQVEVERLFSVARALRDEGAAIMFISHRFEEITALCQRVTIMRDGRHVSTDPLSDVTVDDMVKRMVGRDLDALFPKQDVEPGAVVLEVDGLTREGVFRDISFSVRAGEIVAFAGLVGSGRSEVVQAVFGVDARDAGVVKVGGRKLKPHSSRAAMAAGMALVPEDRRQQGLIMDLSIERNVTLPRSRALAKLGLLTGASERQEARRWTERLRTRYRRLGDPVGTLSGGNQQKVVLAKWLAMAPKVLIVDEPTRGIDVGTKAEVHRLMSALAAEGVAIVMVSSELPEVLGMADRVLVMREGRLVAELPRAEATEDAVMFAAMGQGAAA is encoded by the coding sequence ATGAGGCGGCAGGACCCGGGCCGGGCCCCTCTGCTGGAGGTGCGCGGCGTGACGAAGTCGTTCGGCGCGGTCGCGGCCGTCGACGGCGTCAGCTTCGCGCTGCACGGCGGTGAAGCCCATGCGCTCGTCGGCGAGAACGGCGCCGGCAAGTCCACGATCGTCAAGATGCTGGCGGGCGTGCACCGGCCCGACGACGGCACGCTGCTGCTGGCGGGCGAACCGGTCGAGTTCGGCTCCCCGGCCGACGCCAAGGCCGCGGGCATCGCGGTGATCTACCAGGAACCCACGCTGTTCCCCGACCTGAGCGTCGCGGAGAACATCGTGATGGGCCGCCACCCGCGCCGGAGCCTCGGCCGGATCGACCGGGCGGCGATCCGGGCCGAGGCCGGACGGCTCTTCGCCCGGCTCGGCGTCCGCATCGACCCGGCGCGCCCGGCACGCGGCCTGTCGATCGCCGACCAGCAGATCGTCGAGATCGCCAAGGCGCTCAGCGCCGACGCCCGCGTGCTGGTGATGGACGAACCGACCGCCGCACTGAGCCAGGTGGAGGTCGAGCGGCTGTTCAGCGTCGCCAGGGCGCTGCGCGACGAAGGCGCGGCGATCATGTTCATCTCGCACCGGTTCGAGGAGATCACCGCGCTGTGCCAGCGCGTGACCATCATGCGCGACGGACGGCACGTCTCCACCGACCCGCTCTCCGACGTGACGGTCGACGACATGGTCAAGCGCATGGTCGGCCGCGACCTCGACGCGCTGTTCCCCAAGCAGGACGTCGAACCGGGCGCGGTCGTGCTAGAAGTCGACGGCCTGACGCGGGAAGGCGTCTTCCGCGACATCTCCTTCTCGGTGCGGGCGGGCGAGATCGTCGCGTTCGCCGGGCTGGTCGGTTCCGGCCGTTCGGAAGTCGTGCAGGCCGTTTTCGGCGTCGACGCGCGGGACGCCGGGGTCGTGAAGGTCGGCGGCAGGAAGCTCAAGCCGCACTCGTCGCGGGCCGCGATGGCCGCCGGCATGGCGCTCGTCCCCGAGGACCGGCGCCAGCAGGGCCTGATCATGGACCTGTCCATCGAACGGAACGTCACGCTGCCGCGGTCGAGGGCGCTGGCGAAGCTCGGCTTGCTCACCGGCGCGAGCGAACGGCAGGAGGCCCGGCGCTGGACCGAGCGCCTGCGCACCAGGTACCGCCGTCTCGGCGACCCCGTCGGCACGCTGTCGGGCGGCAACCAGCAGAAGGTCGTGCTGGCCAAGTGGCTCGCGATGGCGCCGAAGGTGCTGATCGTCGACGAGCCGACGCGCGGCATCGACGTCGGCACGAAGGCCGAGGTGCACCGGCTGATGTCGGCGCTGGCCGCCGAAGGCGTCGCGATCGTCATGGTGTCCTCGGAGCTGCCGGAGGTGCTCGGCATGGCCGACCGCGTGCTCGTCATGCGCGAGGGACGGCTGGTCGCCGAGCTGCCGCGCGCCGAGGCGACCGAGGACGCCGTGATGTTCGCCGCGATGGGGCAGGGAGCCGCCGCATGA